A stretch of Dyella sp. BiH032 DNA encodes these proteins:
- a CDS encoding citrate synthase, whose protein sequence is MSDTKTVKLVDEPNKRSSELPLLSGTLGPACVDIGTLYKDTGYFTYDPGYGSTASTKSAITYIDGDQGVLLYRGYPIEQLAEKSSFLETAYLLLNGELPSKDQFVKFEDQITHHTMMHESLKDFFKGFHHDAHPMAMLAASVASLSAFYHDDIDVDNAEDRKLAAIRLIAKMPTIAAACFRYSIGWPFRYPRNNLEYVDRFLHMMFEVPSEPLTLSPVAAKALDLLFILHADHEQNASTSTVRLVGSTGANPYASIAAGITALWGPAHGGANEAVLKMLEEIGSADKVETAVKRAKDKNDNFRLMGFGHRVYKNFDPRAKIIREMTHKVLGELGVNDPLLEVAMKLEEAALKDDYFVERKLYPNVDFYSGIIYKALNIPTEMFTVMFAIARTAGWIAHWIEQHETPGARIGRPRQIYTGANVRDYVPADKR, encoded by the coding sequence GTGTCCGATACCAAGACCGTCAAGTTGGTGGATGAGCCGAACAAACGCAGCAGCGAGCTGCCCCTGTTGAGCGGCACGCTCGGTCCGGCCTGCGTCGACATCGGCACGCTGTACAAGGACACCGGTTACTTCACCTACGACCCCGGCTACGGCAGCACCGCCAGCACGAAGAGCGCCATCACCTACATCGACGGCGACCAGGGCGTCCTGCTTTATCGCGGTTACCCGATCGAGCAACTGGCCGAAAAGTCGAGCTTCCTCGAGACGGCCTACCTGCTGCTCAATGGCGAACTGCCCAGCAAGGACCAGTTCGTCAAGTTCGAAGACCAGATCACGCATCACACGATGATGCACGAGTCCCTGAAGGACTTCTTCAAGGGCTTCCATCACGACGCGCACCCCATGGCCATGCTGGCCGCCTCGGTGGCGTCGCTGTCCGCGTTCTATCACGACGACATCGACGTCGATAACGCCGAAGACCGCAAGCTGGCGGCGATCCGCCTCATCGCGAAGATGCCGACCATCGCGGCGGCTTGCTTCCGCTACTCGATCGGCTGGCCGTTCCGCTATCCGCGCAACAATCTCGAGTACGTCGACCGCTTCCTGCACATGATGTTCGAGGTGCCGAGCGAGCCGTTGACGCTGAGCCCGGTGGCCGCCAAGGCCCTGGACCTGCTCTTCATCCTGCACGCCGATCACGAACAGAACGCCTCGACGTCGACCGTTCGCCTCGTCGGCTCGACGGGTGCCAATCCGTACGCTTCCATCGCCGCGGGCATCACCGCCCTGTGGGGTCCGGCGCACGGCGGGGCCAACGAGGCCGTGCTGAAGATGCTCGAAGAGATCGGTTCTGCCGACAAGGTCGAGACGGCCGTCAAGCGCGCGAAGGACAAGAACGACAACTTCCGCCTGATGGGCTTCGGCCATCGCGTCTACAAGAACTTCGATCCGCGCGCCAAGATCATCCGCGAGATGACCCACAAGGTGCTCGGCGAGCTGGGCGTCAACGACCCGCTGCTGGAAGTGGCGATGAAGCTGGAAGAGGCGGCGCTGAAGGATGATTACTTCGTCGAGCGCAAGCTGTATCCGAACGTCGACTTCTATTCGGGCATCATCTACAAGGCCCTGAACATCCCCACCGAGATGTTCACCGTGATGTTCGCCATCGCCCGCACCGCCGGCTGGATCGCGCACTGGATCGAGCAGCACGAAACGCCCGGCGCGCGCATCGGCCGTCCGCGCCAGATCTACACCGGCGCCAACGTCCGCGATTACGTTCCGGCCGACAAGCGCTGA